CATCTTTTATTAACCAGAAGAATTTTTTGTAAAAGCCAAGATTGAACCCGTCGGGTCCAGGGGCTTTTTCATCCCCACAATCTCTAATAGTGTTCCAAATATCTGATTCAGAAATGGGTGCTTCAAGCATGTCGGCGTCAACAAACAACATCGAAGGGAATGGAAACTGATCGAGACAAGAAAGATCAGGGACCGTTTGACATTTATTTTCAAAAATGGATTTGAAATAATTGTGGATTTCACTTTTGATTGCTTCCGGTTTTGCTTCCCAGATTCCATTAATGTGGAGACCTCTAATATTCGAAGAGTTGTTTCGTCTCCGTATCGTGGAATGGAAAAAAGCGGTGTTTTCATCTCCTTCTTCGCACCATTTTATTCTTGATTTTTGTTGAATCATTTtggttttttctttttctttttgcaaCTAAATTGCTCTCGCGTTAATCCATGAAGTTCGATCATCATCATTTAATGAACCGGAATCAGCCTTTTCTTCCATCTCTTTGGTTATATTTTGCCAATTTTCAATTTCCTCATCAAGCGTTCCATATTGGTATTTGCTCCATGTTCGAAGAGCATTCTTTACATTTTTCAAATGATCTCAAAAAATGCAATCCGGACGTGATCCTGAGACCTGCTCGTTCCAAGCATCAACAATGATCTTTTCGACATCTTTGTTTTCGAGCCAGATATTAAACAATTTAAACAGTTTAGGCCCAAAATCAATGTTCGAATCTCGAAGAATCAACGGACAATGGTCAGAAGTACGTCTATCCAAGGCGATGACAGAGGTATGACCCCACATTTGAACAAAACTTTCATTTACCAAAAAACGATCAAGCTTACTCAATTCACGACCGTCATCACTAATTCTCGTAAATCTTTTCCCGAGTAGGGGGATTTCAATAAGTTGGTTACGATCAATAAAATCATTGAACACACAAGCTCGCCTACTGATGAATCTCGAATTTTGACATTCTGAACTAAAATGAACCTCATTAAAATCACCCCCTATAATCCAATCGACATTTGAGGCGTTTAACAAAACATCCAGGCTatcgaagaaaatgcttttatcattatcattatgggGTCCGTACACATTTACTATGATCGATTCATTATCTTTACCCTTCAATTTACCTTTAATAGCTATGAAGTGCCTCTTTTCGACTGCAGCAGTAACAACGAAGATCGATGGGTCCCGAATTATTAACAATCCACCCGACTTACCAATTTTTGGTTTCTGTACGTAACTAACATTTGATGAACCCCAAATGAGTTCAACCCACCTATCATCAACTGTATTACATTTAGATTCTTGAACGAAAACTATGTCCGGATTTTTAGTTCGgcacattttacaaaaccaatttacCTTACTTTCTGACTCAACATCTTTACCAAATCCGCGGATATTGAGAGTTAGAATCTTCATTTAAAAACATGAGGAAACGAGAAGAAATGACCGCGAATTATTGGGATTTATTATCCCAACGTAATCCAAGTTTGCTCCCATAAATTTCGAGACCAATACTATCGGAGCTTTTAGAAGTGGTAAGTGATTTACGTGAGGTGGACGGAAGGTTGGATTTTGATGTGGTTTTGGTAGGCTTGGAGGTTGATTTTTGTCTAGATAGATTTTTGAATTGGAGAAAATGGGATGTGGTTTTAAGGGTGGTTGGAGTGCTACTACGATTCTTGTATTTTGTTGACTTATCTTTGTGAGAAGTTTTAGAACATGGGGTAtttgaagatgataatgatgtaTTTGTTGTGACAATGTTGGGTTTACGAGGAGGTGGGAATTGTAAGGTAGGAGAGAGTGTCGATCTTTTGGCTTTGGTGTTGATTGATTTGGAGAAAAGAACGGAGTTATGTTTAGAGTGACGTGTTTTAAAATGAGGAGGATTGGTGCTTGTAAGTT
The window above is part of the Rutidosis leptorrhynchoides isolate AG116_Rl617_1_P2 chromosome 1, CSIRO_AGI_Rlap_v1, whole genome shotgun sequence genome. Proteins encoded here:
- the LOC139891316 gene encoding uncharacterized protein, producing MCRTKNPDIVFVQESKCNTVDDRWVELIWGSSNVSYVQKPKIGKSGGLLIIRDPSIFVVTAAVEKRHFIAIKGKLKGKDNESIIVNVYGPHNDNDKSIFFDSLDVLLNASNVDWIIGGDFNEVHFSSECQNSRFISRRACVFNDFIDRNQLIEIPLLGKRFTRISDDGRELSKLDRFLVNESFVQMWGHTSVIALDRRTSDHCPLILRDSNIDFGPKLFKLFNIWLENKDVEKIIVDAWNEQNALRTWSKYQYGTLDEEIENWQNITKEMEEKADSGSLNDDDRTSWINARAI